In one Bactrocera tryoni isolate S06 chromosome 5, CSIRO_BtryS06_freeze2, whole genome shotgun sequence genomic region, the following are encoded:
- the LOC120779011 gene encoding uncharacterized protein LOC120779011 gives MLSFGYMSFLHLLLAGAVLSGATQARQLRNNRISARIEQADGADGEVAVVEEVYPTPYPAAGYRPGRAFNLPGEADDEPTEGSGAADTTTELPADEYTTTTESVVDVTTTTPYNWVPAELLSDDAAKQGRAAKAPYPAAGWRPSRAFLLPTEIKAIEKARAAAAAEAAVSNDKDIVDASAISAEEAALPNDKDIVDAPAISAEEAAVPNDKDIVDAFETSTATPLAPFTTQLPNVSETVTEVDAVDAVAEAAAPTAAQPAADKAPYPPSGWRPSRAFLLPTEIESANQDSSITVNEPEDPVSPADKAGHPACGVSDNPVAPKPEEGAKENPDAERVYVTANLAPAVVNSPLTLPILLRSQRLITPPIYVPAGRSYAYSASVQSWR, from the coding sequence ATGCTAAGCTTCGGCTATATGTCATTCCTCCATTTGCTACTTGCGGGCGCAGTGCTGAGTGGCGCCACACAGGCGCGTCAGCTGCGCAATAACCGCATCTCGGCACGCATCGAACAGGCTGATGGTGCCGATGGCGAAGTGGCTGTGGTAGAGGAAGTCTATCCAACGCCATATCCTGCCGCCGGTTATAGACCTGGCCGTGCATTCAATCTGCCCGGCGAAGCTGATGACGAACCAACGGAAGGCTCCGGTGCCGCCGACACCACTACCGAATTGCCCGCGGACGAGTACACCACAACGACGGAGAGCGTTGTAGATGTCACCACCACCACACCCTATAACTGGGTACCTGCTGAGCTGTTGAGTGATGACGCTGCTAAGCAAGGGCGCGCGGCTAAGGCACCCTATCCAGCTGCTGGTTGGCGTCCAAGTCGCGCTTTTTTGTTGCCCACTGAAATTAAAGCCATAGAAAAAGCAAGGGCCGCTGCTGCTGCAGAAGCTGCTGTGTCAAACGATAAGGATATTGTAGATGCGTCCGCAATCAGCGCCGAGGAAGCTGCTCTTCCAAACGATAAGGATATTGTGGATGCGCCCGCAATCAGCGCTGAGGAAGCTGCTGTGCCGAATGATAAGGATATTGTGGATGCGTTTGAAACCAGCACTGCCACACCGCTTGCGCCCTTCACAACGCAACTGCCCAATGTTTCTGAAACAGTAACTGAAGTGGACGCTGTGGATGCTGTAGCAGAGGCTGCTGCACCTACCGCTGCCCAACCAGCAGCAGATAAAGCACCATATCCACCATCTGGCTGGCGTCCAAGTCGTGCTTTTCTATTGCCCACAGAGATCGAATCCGCTAATCAGGACTCCAGCATTACTGTGAATGAACCTGAGGATCCAGTGTCGCCAGCCGATAAGGCTGGTCATCCGGCTTGCGGTGTAAGCGACAATCCAGTAGCGCCAAAGCCGGAGGAAGGCGCCAAAGAGAATCCGGATGCGGAGCGTGTCTATGTCACAGCGAACTTGGCGCCGGCGGTGGTGAACTCGCCGCTGACGTTGCCGATATTGTTGCGTTCACAACGCTTGATCACACCGCCCATTTATGTGCCTGCTGGTCGCTCCTACGCCTACTCTGCCAGCGTGCAGAGCTGGCGCTAA